Sequence from the Paracoccus liaowanqingii genome:
CCTGAAGACAAGCCCGACCAGTCGCCCGAGGATGCCGAACTGGCCGCTTGCAGAATGCTGGTCATCTTTGGATCAAGAACCGCGTCCAGCCCGCCGCCCATCAGCAGCCCTTGAATGTCGGCACCGCCCGTCAGGACGGCATAGATCTGCTGCAGTTCTGCAGTCTGTGATTGCAGCTCTGCCAACTGCTCGACGAGCTGGTCCAGCATATCGGTCTGGATGCCATAATCCTCCAGCATCCGCCGGATCTGGGTGATCTGCTGGGCGATGGATTGGGTGTCCACGGTCGGCACCCCCTGCGCCGTGACCGGCGTGGGCACTGCCAGCGTCAGAGACAGGCACAAGCCCGCGCCGGCGATCAGTCCATTGGCTGCGTTCCGCATCTTACAATCCCCCTTGAAAGTTCATGAAGGCGCGTTCCTGCGCAAAGGCCGAGGCTGCCCCGACCTCAGTCGCGGTCATCGGCTTGGAACGGGCCGCGACCAGCCGTGTGCGGATGATCAGCAGGCGCACGAATTCGGCCCGCACATAGCTGTTCAGCGCCATCGCCTCAGCTGCATTCGTTGTGTCTCCGAGGCGCGACATTGCCTCGTTCAGGCGGTCCATCGCCAGCCCCATGTCCTGCCCGGCCTCATCCGCATATTCCGCCGTGGCCCCACCGATCATCGCCCGGTCGGCATTGGCCATATAGCTGGCCTCGATGGAGCCGATCTGGTCGGCGGCACCGAGGGCGGCCATGTATTCGCGATACTTGGTCGGGATGATCTGGACGTATTTCCGGGTTTCCGGGAACGGCGGCACGCCGCCGTGCCTGCGCACGTTGCCCGCCCCGGCATTGTAGGCCGCCAGTGCCAGGATCATCTCGCCGTCAAATTCGTTCAGACGCTGCGCCAGATAGCGCGCGCCGCCTTCTGCCTGAATGTAGGGGTCATTCCGATAGGTGCTCCTGATGCCCAGATCACCTGCCGTATCAGGCATGATCTGGGTCAGGCCGTAAGCCCCGACCGGCGATTGGGCATGCGGGTTGAACCGGCTTTCCTGCCAGATCAGCGCCTGCAACCAGCACCGCCACTGGATCGGCGACAGCCCGGCACGCTGCATGTGATGGGTGTCTGCTGCCGCCCGGATGATGATCTGTTCGACATTTTCGCGCGCGCCACTGAACAGGCGGTCGGCAGCGGCGCTGTTCTCGGTCGCGTACACATCGGCAGCCGGGGCGGCGCCGTCCTCAAGGCCACGTGCCATGTCCTCTGCCCCTGCCCCATCGTCAGGCAAGGTCATCCCCTCAGTGACGGTCTCCAGTGCCGCGACCTGCTCACGGTCGGCCTCAAGA
This genomic interval carries:
- a CDS encoding lytic transglycosylase domain-containing protein, translated to MLSSTAMAQGVPVVDPAKNAREAEITLRLEADLVLQRQKAEEGRRRLEADREQVAALETVTEGMTLPDDGAGAEDMARGLEDGAAPAADVYATENSAAADRLFSGARENVEQIIIRAAADTHHMQRAGLSPIQWRCWLQALIWQESRFNPHAQSPVGAYGLTQIMPDTAGDLGIRSTYRNDPYIQAEGGARYLAQRLNEFDGEMILALAAYNAGAGNVRRHGGVPPFPETRKYVQIIPTKYREYMAALGAADQIGSIEASYMANADRAMIGGATAEYADEAGQDMGLAMDRLNEAMSRLGDTTNAAEAMALNSYVRAEFVRLLIIRTRLVAARSKPMTATEVGAASAFAQERAFMNFQGGL